The genomic DNA GTGGAGAGCGTCCGCCATCGAATCACAGGCTAAGAAGAAAAGAcatagagaaatagagagaggagggaggcagAGTTTAGTATGATTTTTTGATCACTcacaattagggctgggcaatatatcaataatatatcgatagtgttgtcttttcctgtttttaaaggctgcattacagtaaagggaTGCCATTGTCTGAACTCACCaggctgttctagctgttctattatttgcctttaaccacttagtcattatatgcacattattgatgatgatttatctaaaatctaattgtgaaaatattttgtaaaagcaccaattggcaaccctacaatatcgttgcaatatcgacattgaggtatttgaTCAATAATAtcatgatatctgattttctccatattgcccagccctactcacAATGTATGTgagatgttaataataataataataataataataataatgataataataataataataataataatcatttatactttattaatccctaataattaattaaaatgttttcactctgttgttataatacacattacacacaggcctgaaatacacacacatgctcagtacctatacatgcactaatggagagatgtcagagtgagggggctgcagctGTCTATGGATAGGTGCCccaagcagttgggggttcggtgccttgctcaagagcaccttggcagtgcccaggaggtgaactggcacctctccagctaccagtccaccaccctACTTTGGTCCCGTATGGAGACTTGAACCAGCGCCCTCCGGTTCCAAACCCAACTGCCTACATACCCTGGTGGTTTCATTCATATACAcctttatatataaatatctgCGAATATCTCACCTTGTACTTTCGACACAAAGCCCAGACTCTTCTTAAGGTCAGAGCAAATGCCATGCAGACACAAGCGAAACTCTGAGTCACAGTCGTACTTGGTTGTGCCACAAGTGTCATAGCACATATCAAGCTGGTTACAGCACTCAGTCATAGCAGGGATCCCCAGGTCAAGCTGTCAAAATAAAGAACTGTATTGTCAGTGCAGTTTACCAAGAACCTAGCATTTTAAGCCATTATGGTTGTCGTAAGCCCCATTATTATGGGCTTAATGATGTAGTTCTGGGCTGTTGGTGCTATGTGGGCCACCTACAGCGGCATTCACCTGGAATCCCaccagagaggagctgcagccgTTGGGCTCTGGGAGCTGGTAGCCGGGACGAGGTTGAGGAGGTTCACCTACAAAAACAGAGACGTTCCATTTAATTCTTCTTCTCAAAGTGAAggcacattaacacactgatGTCATAATATACTCCTTGGGTCTACAGGATATATCTGTTCTTGGGTGTGTGTTGTTTCACAGATAAGATGTAACTTCTGTTTAAGAACATATGTATTGATTGTGTAACTGTACATCTACCACCTAGACTGATAACCAGAATGTTTTCAGGTTTCATTATCAGCAGCCTGAGGGTAGATAAACTGACAGCAGAGACACCAATTTGACACTCAAAGTGTACTAAGAAAACACATATAACAGAAGGAAGAATATGGGGTGTGGACAAAATATAattagcatttgaaaatctaCTGTGAACCAGGTAGACTGAAAATGTTTTGGCTCTTTTGAAAACAGCAACAACTCCCCCCCCCTCCAGGCCACTAAAATACGTGTGGTTCTCAGTAACAtaacagtaaaaaaagtaaattcaAGAGATTAGATCTTACCATATCTGCAGCGGTACTGACACACACCATTGTGTCCCCCCACCAGCTCCACCAGGGAGTCAAAGTATCCGTGCACACTCTGGAAACTATTTCTAATTGAGTTGATGCTCCAGCTGTTGTCGTCTTTATGAGCCAAGGGCTCGTTCAGGGACTGGTTTGTTTTGACTGGTCTAATGTCATTCTCCTCCGCCTCAGAAGAAGGTTGCTCCTGGGTGACAGCTTCACCAGTAAGAGCTTCCACAACAGAGGCGTCTCCAGCAGGCCtatcactgtctgtctctggctCTTCGGCTGTTGCAACTTCTGCTACTGGGACATCCACTGCTGGTTTGTCAGCAGCTGGATTATCCACTGCAAGTATTTTAGCCAATAGATTGTCACCAAAAATGGAATTAGCTGTAGGTTCCTCAACTGCAGGCACATCATCTACTTGGGTATCTGCAGGAGCTCCAGCTTCTTCAGCTGCATCTACAGAGGTAGCTGCTAAAACACTGTCAGTAACAGCAGCTGAGTGCACAGCAGGgacttcctcctcttcctttgcTTGAGTCTGGTAATGGCCTAAAGTGGCACACATGCCCGTGCACACGCCGAGGAGCAGCAGAACCGCAGTCCGAAGCAGCATGGTGTTGAACTGGTGACAATCCGAGCAGAGGAAGCTCTGCACAAGGTGAAGGTATTGTTAACAGTGTGAGAAGAGCTTAGACAGTGagggacatacacacactgtgctCCTACTGGCTCTGCCAGCCAGAGAGCAGACTTTGACCTATGATTAGGTTCAGGCAGACAGCAAGGCACTCTCTCCCACTGGGGGCAAAGGTCACCCCATATCAATCCAAAGAAAGCTTGTATAATTTCTGTAATCCGCTCATTCTCTGTGATTCTTGAAAACATCTAATGAGTAATTCAATCAGTTTCATCCACAAAAGCTATAACTGGATTTTTATGACTCAAAACGTCACATGGAATTTGAGCCCAGAGGAAAAACCCTCTTCgtattttcttttaaactcGGCACATCTGATGGTGGTATTTCATTCTGTGACCTCTATCAAGACATCAAATATCTTCACTGTGTTTTGATAGAGGTCACAGACTAAATGACACTTAGCACAGAATAagtacagagacaaacagaaaggTATTTTATTCATTTGGCATGTCTCTGCTGCCCTCTGGTGTTTGAAGAGTAATTTGCTCCTGATGCTGTGGATATTGATTTTTTGTTGTCTTCTTATTTAATGTCCCTGTCCAACAACAGAGGTCTGTTTTAAGGATACAAGTTGTCAAGTATGTTATTATGGGGTTTCAGGTCCCCCCGAATGCCTTATTCAGTCTCCTGTAGCTAGAAATGAGAGGACTTGTATCCTCCTAATTCTCCGTGGTATCTTGTTCTTGCACAGCTCCATACAgaataaatcagaaaaagatGGCTGTGACAACATCCAGGCCTTTTTATTATGATTTGAAACAGTACTATTTATAATcctttaacatttatttaacctttatttatccaggtaagtcgattaaGAACAAATTGTCATTTGCAACgatgacctgtcacattcacactgtTACACATTCTACACTGAGCAGCTTCTTGgagttaagggccttgctcaagggcacctcagtggtggtagtaagggagggacaagcactgctctttcactttccccaccctgATTTTATCCTGTCGTTAGAACCAGTGACCTCCCAGTCACTGgctcgcttctttaacctttaggccactaCTGCCCACAGTACATAAGTAGCTCCAGGCTGTACATACACCACAACTTATTTGTTTTCAACCTGAAGGTGGAAGTTGTTCatattacagtaaaaaatacTAATTGGACTGGAGGTGGAAGTTGTTCATATTAAAAAATACTAATTAGACTGCTCTGGGCCACTAAAACAACATATGTTAAGTGTCAAATTCACTGCTGTTCTTTAACTGATGGATGACTGGAAACTGTGAAACCTGACGTCCTCTTACTTAATACAATTACTTAAAGCTGTGTTTGAACACAATTTTGAACACTTGAGCTGGTTGttcttgagtattttcattttatgccactttatacttctacttaaccacatttcagaggcaaaactgtacttttactccactacattcatttgACAGATATAGTACTGGTCAGGGACATCACTGGGATTTAAAGACAGGGGGTGCTTAACCCCCAGGGTATTTGTAACTTGCGTTTGCAAAATCTTTGCACTCACATCTTTTGTTACTGTATTAGAACTACACTTATGTCAACAACCAGTCAAGAAACCAAGATGTTAACAagtaaaaagtgacagacatatcttcttccatttctactctgttcaacaaaagttactgtaatgtagcttTTAGACACGTCAAAGCTGCATTTACTTAGGCCAGACTGTGCTCCTGATGAGTTCTTCTGTAGGCAATGACTTAAATGCTGTCTGctcatgtaaatgtgtgataaaGTAATAGCATACTATATCTAATTCCTCTCTCTATAAGATAAGTTGTCCAAAGAATGATATATACAGCATAACCCAAGAACCTGAATTTCAAGGTCACAGTGAAATTTGACAACACAAGTTTGAGAGTTTCTCAAATAAAGATGATTTATTCTGCCAAATGATGTATACAATGTATGATACAATGACAAGGCAGTATTCAAATAAAGTACAATTGAGAATGAAATAATGTTCAAAACCACAGTCAACAGCTATATTGTGTTTATTGTCTACGTGGGTGGAAGCATCAGAGAATGCCTTCTGTTTTTAAGGGTGGCAAATCGGTCTATCACTCTGTTGTGACTTAGGTGATTCAGTATGTCATTTTCAATCGACATGGCTGCAAGATTGTGAAGCCATTTCTGCCCCATTGTTTGACGCAGCCAGGAGTGAAGCCGACGCAGTGCACTAAAGGGCCTTTCACAAGAGCATCTGCTCACAGGCACTGTAAGGGTAACTTGGATGGTTGCCCTCAGAGAGGGAGACATGTCTGGGTCTAGGAAGTTGTGCACAGCTAACATGTCTTGGGGTGGACATCCAGCCTCTGTTTTGCAGGTAAGAAAGTTTTTTGTTACGAGAACCTCCTCTGATTTCAAGTCAATGCTGTAGTGCCTGGCAAGCTCATCCAAGTAGGATTCACTAAATAAGTTCTCAGATTTAGGGCCGCATGCCTGGATGCCTTTTAGGAGCCCTGAATGTACACTAGAAAATCTTAGTTCAAGCTCACTAACCATCCTGTCCACACAGGGGAAAAGCAAATTGGTTTTCAAGGTCTATGAGCTGATCAACTCAGTGCCTGAACCCATGGTTGTCTCCAACACAAAATCCTCCATTTTCTTCTGTTTATGCCTTTTCTTAGCATGTGGTTCTgggatactgtgtgtgtgtggcacatgGCCTTGGTTTTCTCATACAGGTCTGTGGCAAATGCATCTGTGTGTTTGCCCCTCAGTGTGTCACAGACAGCTTCTTTGCCCATAAAAGCTTCTGCCAGGTTGGCGAGATATAGGTATCATTTGATGGAGGTTTATATTTTTGAAGGAAAGGATCAAACTCCTTTAAAGGCTCCATGAAAGCAAGAAAGTTGCCTCTGTTTGGATGATCTTCGCCTTCATTATTGCCACGAAAGGGGATTCCCTGTCTCCCTAACATGGAAGTGACTGCAACAATTCGCCTTAGATACTCTCTTCTCTCCACTATCTCACTTGCATTTGCAGATGCTATCATCTGTGCAATGTCTCCCTGTCGGCTACTTGCCTGGTAGCTTTTCCATTCAACAACACTAtccttatgtgtgtgtgccatctCATGGTTGCCAAATATAAACAAGGCTTTCCTCCAGTTCTTGGAACCACTACTGACAAAAGCATCACGTTTGATGTTTTTGCCAAACACTCAACATGGGAAGCAGAAAGCTGCATTACGGTTGATTGAATATTCCAACCAGTTGTGGTGAAATGTCCTCTTCTGTGTACCAAAGCTATCTTGTGGGTAGCTCTTCAGCTTCACCTGTAGGGGCCCTGTGTCTTTGTCACCTAAATCATGCACATTACTGGAAGGAGTTGCTGCAGTTGCTTCGTCATTTTCCTTCTCTAGGTCTGTTTGCTCTACCTCTCTCCCTGGATCAGTTTGGTCTCCCACTCTCTCTATTTCCATTTGCTCAAGCTCCTCTGTCTCTGGACACGCTTGCTCTCCCTGCCTCGAGCAGCTTGCCTTTTGACCCTTTTCCTCCTCAGCCTCTCCTTCTGTCTTATCCtttaagataaaacaaaacCCTGATGCTAATTTCATGACTTCGAAATGCGAATTGGTCACATGAAACAAcatccaaaatgtccaaaaacagacaaacagaggtcGGACAGCTAATAAGTTTGTAAGttaaacaaatatgacaaatagcagtacaagaaaaaatatatataggcaTCGCTGCATGCTTTATCATGTAAGCTCTTGATAAGGATCCTATTTAAAGTGGCTACTGTCTGACTATAATAACCTGATGGTGGAAGGAATAAAATATTTGGAGTAATgattactgtatgtactgtatgtaggatgtgtgtgtatctgtgggcATATAGTCATGTTTAGCCTAGCCTACATTTAGGCAAcatctacatatttatttaatgtatCACAGCCAATTAATGCAGAAAGTTAAGTTGGTCAGAAATTCAGAATATAGGtagcatatataataaatataatgaaataatttagtttaggctgTGCCTTAGTGCCTAGACCTGCCAACAAATGCTTATTGTTAGAAGAAAACCAAACACCCCACATTTCCTTAGACCTGTAGACCACTACTGACCTTAATCACGCCGGCTCCCTCAGAATCAACTGCCCTGCCAATCtcctgcttctctttctctctgctaaaATATCTTCGAAAATCCATCTGCTCAATGAATTGAAGgatacaaagagagagagagagagagagagagagagagaaagagtcacAACCCGCCTTGCTAAATTTTACCGGATTACCCAATGGGCATTATGGGCACGGGCCCAGGGGCCCATGCGCACTTGGGGCCCAAGCGAGGGGAAGAATTTTCTTTACATTTCAGATAATGACACCATGTAGACAGACAGTAAGGGAACACTaacaggtgtgtgtatgtgtttatgtgtgaattATGAATTTGATTCATAGAACTGGATTGGTAAAGGTGAGGCACTATGTGCTTGCATATGCCAGCTAGTTGCTCGCTAGAGGTGTTACCAGCAAATAGTAACCAAAAATTCAAAAGCTTGATTGtgtgggtggggtggggggccCTACAAGACATTGTGCCCAGGGGCCTCTGAATTCTTAATCCAGGCCTGACTACAGTTCAATTGTTGGAATGTAGAGACAGGTGGTTCCAAGTTCAGTAGGCACCAAGTTTTAGTTCACAGTCAACGTTCTACCAAATCGTTGCAAAGTGTAAATTACACTTTCACAACTTATTGAAAATGAAATTGTCATTACCTTATTCAGTGCTCATCATCTGAGGGAGACAGTGTAGGCCTGATGTTTTTCCCAAGAGTCAAAAGTAGCGAAGCCTCTGACGAACTGACTCACCAGCCCCGAGCATCGCTCTTTATATCCCCTTATCACAAGCCTCCTACAGCGTCCTAATAGGGGGACAAGTGAGCCATCTTACAAACGTCATGACCAAAGTGTCTTAAAAAACTGTTACTAGGTAAGATCAAGGTGGAGGCGAGACACGTTGCTCCACCTGCATGAGTCCACATATTCTGTCTTCCTCATTTGCATGCTCGAACTGAAGCAGCTACAGTTTCCTGTCAGCTAAATTCTAAACCACGATTTTCCGTCCCCTGTTCGCTTGCTACGTTCTAATACAATGTTTAAAACTATGATACGTGTTTTGGTACACAATGCTTATAGCCACACACTTTCACAAGTTCGAAGCCCACTTTAAGAGTGTATTCCGCAAAAGCTATAAAGGCTTAATAAATGCAAAAGGAATATAAAATTCCAAAACGCTTTCAGTGTATTCTGCCAAAGCTATAAAGGCTTAATAAATGCAAAAGGCTTACAAAATTCAAAAACACTTTGAGAGTGTTATTCTGCCAATGCTATCAAGGCTAAATAAAAGGCTTACAAAATCAAAATTCTATAAGAGTGTAATACTAAAGCCATCGACTATATATTTGAAAGCAGTCAGCAAACAAGCATACTTTTGAGCAGATCATAAACACAAAATACTGTGAAATAGTAAGAAATAAGGGGTGATTACTTTGTAATTTCATacaatgtactgtttgtgtgtaatATGACTGTAAACCAGGTCACTCAGCACACACCAGACTGTCAGTTTGCttatgttttcttgtttttcttttttcagtaaGCTCTACTTTCATTCAGTAGGCTTTTTGGGAGACAGTGTCCCTCTCTCTAGAgcttctttttttcacaatttcacaATATGTTCATCTCCTccaacaacacacaaaacacatgatcATCTTTTAAAATAGGGTACTTTATTATAGATTTAACTAACAGTATGTAAAGTAGCTCATATTAGCTTCGCCTCAACCCACCATAACATCTAAATACTTCTAAAACATTGCATGAGTAAGAATAAAATAGTAAACATTTATATTCATGAATAACACTCTTAAATGGGCCAATCTGCTTAATGAGTATTTTTGAATCTTATGTACATTTTACTGCTAATATTTATGTACTTTTGAATGCAGAACTGTGTCATTGCTTGCTTGCTGATACTGGTGGTAGTTTTAAGCTATGGTCTACAGTGTTATTTctggacaaaaacattttttatatgtACTAAACTCAAGGGCTATAAGCTAATATACTTAAGTTGCTTGCTCATCAAATATGTGACTCTATTTAATACATATTACTTCGTTTTATTGCACTTTGGAATGTCCATATCAAGAAATGATCCTCTGGTTTACTTGCTGGTGAAGCTATTTACTCTCTGTTTGTAGATCACAATGCATTTCGTCCCATAACATCCTGGTGGAAAAACATAGAAAAGCAGCACCAGGTTAGAAAGAGTCACCAGTCCCTGAGTctcacagtacagtatgtgcaataTAACATGTACCGTCTTAATGCCTTGcttgctttctctctgtccAGCACCATGTTGATGTCGTTTTCCAGATCCTTCAGAGAAaagtacagtaaaaaaacatgGCCCACTTTCACAGAGCAAGACAGCATTTCAAATCTATAATGCTTTAAAAAATGATGATATGGTAGGAAAAAGATCAAACTCCCTTGCCCTGTTTGTGGTCTTCAGACAGTCATTTGAGGCTATCAGTCTCATTATCTCTTTCTGGAAGccaacagaaaaatacattttaaataaaaactgcAGCCATATGCATTTTTAGCAATCACCAATTGCACTTCCtgctttaattttatttctgaacaaacacaaagacaaaatTAATGCACAATGCGATGCAACAGTCTAGCTGTGCTGTTCATAAACTTGTGAGAAACAGGGCAGAATATATGAATATAAGCAGACAGTTTATGTCCCAGCAGCACCTTTAGGTCTTTGATGCGTCCTTCAGTAGCAGTGGTTGTGACAGAGGACACCAGCTTCTCTTTaatctcctcctccagctgttgGATCTCCCTCCACGTGTTCAACACCTGAAGCCTCTTGGATTGGAGATTGTTGGTGCAGCTGTCCTGCAGCCCTGACAGATATGTATCTGTCAAAACACAGAAGAGCTAGCATGAATGCACTGTGTGCTACATGTGTACTAGTACATACACACCCCTGCAGGGATTATAAAGTCACAGCTGACTCACTGAAACTACAAAACTCTCTTTATGCCTGTTGTTGGCAAGACAAAGTCATTATTTGTTCAGTCTGTCCACATCAAAGACACATTGAACACAGGACATTGAAAAGTTAGCATGTGCTGCTGCCTGCAGGCTAATATACAGCAAGTGCTTAGAAGTGGTTTACTAATGATTAGATCTACCAATGCAGTCTTGAGACTTACTCTTCATATTACTGTCCTCTGGGCCTATGATAGCTGGAACATTTTGCGATTCATTTTGGACTCTGaggttaaaaaaagaacaaatgtgCTTAAAATAATGACACAGTATGTaattatatatactttttttagtaGACAGATCCTTGCAGTACCGTTTATTCTCCTCTAGAGCTCTTCTGGCCTCCTGCTCCAGCCTGCAAACCTCTTTTTCAGCGTCTTCCAACTCCATTTGCCTTACTTTGCCATTGCCAAGATCTTTGAGTGAAGTATCCAGCGACTGTAacagaacaacaaaaacatattaaCACTTGTATTGTTTGCGATAAGCGCAAAAGATGCTTGAGAGACATGCTTGTTCTGTGACTATTGCAAAATGATTTGAGGCTCCAAGACATTACAAAATCTGTAATGTACAACCCTCCAACCCCATTAACATATTCtgctatgtcaaaaaaaatcttttcactGAATAAAAAGACCCCATTGCCAGCAGCCCTGTTCGGTTCCTAATGGACAAATTACcatgaaaatgaatgacagagTTAACTTTGACCCTTTGAACTATAGGTGCagttttgttacattacaagGACTTTGTATTCAACTTAGTGCTAATGTTACTCCTTCTAGAAGATGgacacattctcacacagtATGAAAAGCAATTTCTCGACTTTGAAAGTGCCTGAGCTTGATAATTCATCACAGTAAACATGAAGCCATTACTGTATGTTATGCTTGCTGTCAATCAGCTGACACCCACAGAAGGGACTCAATGTTTTTGACAGGAAATAAGGCCAGAAAGTCTCAACCATGTCTCAGGTCGTCTTCTTATATGTCTTACGTATTTACTGTATTTGAATACATTATGAGCATTGTGCTTTACCGTGTCATGTAGTGATGACTGGGAAGCCATCAAGTGGTTGACATACAAATCATAATCTGTctggaagaagaaagaaaacattattTCACTCTATGTATTTTGtggattgtttttattatgtgtCTTTGTAGATGAAATCAAAACTTCACTGGAATTgtgttattaataatatatttcaaTGTACTGCTCATATGTTTGTTACATTGTTTTAATCAACACAAGCTTTACAGCTTTGCATTACAGGTGATGGTGGAAACATTTATCATGGACACAACTGCCGGCTACAGATCATGAAATAGCCAGCTACTGGTGTGTTAACAAATAATACACATCAGCAGGTTACTGTAACAGTTTAGCTGTTTACTTGTCCTCATAAAGGATAATCAAAAGTAGTCTTCCTGTAGTTTTACACTGTAGAATaagattataatatatatatatatatatatatatatatatatatatatatattataatatataatcttATTTTTTTGATTTCGGCTTCTGGACCACCTCACTGTCTACTCGTTAGCCTACAACAAATGAATGTCAAGCAATGAtcagtttattttgtttcacaaACACTAATGTGCAATGCAAAATTATAAACGTGCAACGCAGTTTTACTGACAGTGTGAGCAAAGCCAttgtgtgaaaaaaagaaacttgcAAAACATTTCTTGAATGAATGAGCAGTAATGCAGCCGTTGCCCGGTGATGACCTGCTCCCAGACTCATCATGACCAGGTTTCAGTGGTTGCTCTACTTCCGCTTGCTACACCAGGGACTCACTCTCTCTTGGCTCTAATACGTCTGACGACACATGCTAAAAATGTGCTAGTGGGTACAGAGGAAATGGAAAAACCTTAATTTCCCTCAGGATGCGTCCATATACTGGCGAGCCTTCACATACATCATCAAAGACGTCACTGAACACCGCAAGGCAGTCTCGGCTGGGCCAGCTGTGCACTGACAACCTACTCAGCTCCTGGGTATGACAggaacacacgcatgcacgcacacacgcactcacacacacacacacacacacacacacacacacacacacacacacacacacacacacacacgtgagagGCTGTGCATGTCTTTATTCATGCACTTTCTGCAAGAGTTTGAGCGGGCAATTCAGAATTGCCATCTCATGTGAAATTGACACATTAGAAATATGTGAACTAAACTAGTTGTGTGATGTCATGGTTTGTGTGACCATTCTCACTTTTTGTAGTTTCCTCTCATGAATTTCAGCAACATGTATTCCAGCCCAGAGGTCCTGCTTGGCTATGACTTTCCTGCCAAATCGTTGTTTCGTCTTTAGCTGGCTGTCATTATTCAGGCCTTCCTGGTCAAAATGCTGTTTCCCCTCAGGATCAGATAAAAAGTTAGACTTTTTCTGGGAGAAGGCTCTAGGCTGGACTGGCAGAGAGTTTGAGGAACAGTAAACTATCTTAGGCAGACTCACATCTTCTCTTTTGTCTGCATGTGATGAGCAATGAGTAGCCTGATCTTGTCTTGACCTTAAGACTTCAGACTCTACTAAAGCGGTGCCAGTGGAGAACTCAGGGGGACactctttcatttctttcttctttacATAGAGCGAAGCCTTTGTCCGTGTCAGCTGGGGTGTCAGAGGGTTTGGGGTTTCTTCTAGGCTCTGAGACATCCTCCAGAAAGACTGCTTTGTGTCCCTGTGAGGCTGACTCTGGTTCAGGCAGCGTGGTCCCAGATGACCTGAAGAGTAGGTCAGGATATCAGCCTTCTGACCAGCttcagcagccagcagcagtcTTTGGATGTCGCTCCTAAAGCACCCGGGCTTTGGCTTACAGCTGCTGGACATGGCTAAAGGCACAGAACAACATTATTGTTAAGTCTGTTGAAAGACACACAATCTGACAGTACATTTCCTATATAATGCAACAGAACTGCATATGTTcacattaaataaatgtaaaccaaaatgagtatgaatttctaTAAACTGCATTTACTTATATAACGTTAGTTAGCGCTTTTATCCGAAGGGGCTTCACAATTACAGTAAATGGCATGAAATAGGTGAAAAACAACTAACTCAATGTTGTGTCTGTAAATGAATTGTCTGTCCTAAAAACACAAATCTGTGAAAACAAACTGAATTAAAGTAACATTaaacttttatttaacagtTAGCTAACACTAGCTACGATAACTTTTGTAAATCCATAATCAAATTGGTT from Sander lucioperca isolate FBNREF2018 chromosome 15, SLUC_FBN_1.2, whole genome shotgun sequence includes the following:
- the pla2g12b gene encoding group XIIB secretory phospholipase A2-like protein isoform X2; amino-acid sequence: MLLRTAVLLLLGVCTGMCATLGHYQTQAKEEEEVPAVHSAAVTDSVLAATSVDAAEEAGAPADTQVDDVPAVEEPTANSIFGDNLLAKILAVDNPAADKPAVDVPVAEVATAEEPETDSDRPAGDASVVEALTGEAVTQEQPSSEAEENDIRPVKTNQSLNEPLAHKDDNSWSINSIRNSFQSVHGYFDSLVELVGGHNGVCQYRCRYGEPPQPRPGYQLPEPNGCSSSLVGFQLDLGIPAMTECCNQLDMCYDTCGTTKYDCDSEFRLCLHGICSDLKKSLGFVSKVQACDSMADALHSTVGTLGCRPYMNSQRAACVCEGEERDEL
- the pla2g12b gene encoding group XIIB secretory phospholipase A2-like protein isoform X1, with amino-acid sequence MLLRTAVLLLLGVCTGMCATLGHYQTQAKEEEEVPAVHSAAVTDSVLAATSVDAAEEAGAPADTQVDDVPAVEEPTANSIFGDNLLAKILAVDNPAADKPAVDVPVAEVATAEEPETDSDRPAGDASVVEALTGEAVTQEQPSSEAEENDIRPVKTNQSLNEPLAHKDDNSWSINSIRNSFQSVHGYFDSLVELVGGHNGVCQYRCRYGEPPQPRPGYQLPEPNGCSSSLVGFQVNAALDLGIPAMTECCNQLDMCYDTCGTTKYDCDSEFRLCLHGICSDLKKSLGFVSKVQACDSMADALHSTVGTLGCRPYMNSQRAACVCEGEERDEL
- the LOC118493263 gene encoding uncharacterized protein C6orf118-like isoform X1 yields the protein MSSSCKPKPGCFRSDIQRLLLAAEAGQKADILTYSSGHLGPRCLNQSQPHRDTKQSFWRMSQSLEETPNPLTPQLTRTKASLYVKKKEMKECPPEFSTGTALVESEVLRSRQDQATHCSSHADKREDVSLPKIVYCSSNSLPVQPRAFSQKKSNFLSDPEGKQHFDQEGLNNDSQLKTKQRFGRKVIAKQDLWAGIHVAEIHERKLQKELSRLSVHSWPSRDCLAVFSDVFDDVCEGSPVYGRILREIKTDYDLYVNHLMASQSSLHDTSLDTSLKDLGNGKVRQMELEDAEKEVCRLEQEARRALEENKRVQNESQNVPAIIGPEDSNMKNTYLSGLQDSCTNNLQSKRLQVLNTWREIQQLEEEIKEKLVSSVTTTATEGRIKDLKKEIMRLIASNDCLKTTNRDLENDINMVLDREKASKALRRMLWDEMHCDLQTESK
- the LOC118493263 gene encoding uncharacterized protein C6orf118-like isoform X2; translation: MSSSCKPKPGCFRSDIQRLLLAAEAGQKADILTYSSGHLGPRCLNQSQPHRDTKQSFWRMSQSLEETPNPLTPQLTRTKASLYVKKKEMKECPPEFSTGTALVESEVLRSRQDQATHCSSHADKREDGKQHFDQEGLNNDSQLKTKQRFGRKVIAKQDLWAGIHVAEIHERKLQKELSRLSVHSWPSRDCLAVFSDVFDDVCEGSPVYGRILREIKTDYDLYVNHLMASQSSLHDTSLDTSLKDLGNGKVRQMELEDAEKEVCRLEQEARRALEENKRVQNESQNVPAIIGPEDSNMKNTYLSGLQDSCTNNLQSKRLQVLNTWREIQQLEEEIKEKLVSSVTTTATEGRIKDLKKEIMRLIASNDCLKTTNRDLENDINMVLDREKASKALRRMLWDEMHCDLQTESK